In Phyllostomus discolor isolate MPI-MPIP mPhyDis1 chromosome 2, mPhyDis1.pri.v3, whole genome shotgun sequence, the following are encoded in one genomic region:
- the PYROXD1 gene encoding pyridine nucleotide-disulfide oxidoreductase domain-containing protein 1 isoform X1 — MEAARPPATAGKFVVVGGGIAGVTCAEQLAIQFPSEEILLVTASPVIKAVTNFKQVSKVLEEFDVEEQPSTMLENRFPNIKVIESEVKQLKSEEHCILTEDGSEHVYKKLCLCAGAKPKLICEGNPYVLGIRDTDSAQEFQKQLTKAKRIMIIGNGGIALELAYEIEGCEVIWAIKDKAIGNTFFDAGAAEFLTSKLIAEKPEAKIAHKRTRYTTEGRKKEAETKANVGHIGSALGPDWHEGLNLKGTKEFSHKIHIETMCEVKKIYLLKEFRFSKKNSLNFPRDHHNQSVTTDKEIWPVYVELTNEKIYGCDFIVSATGVTPNVEPFLCGNKFALGEDGGLKVDDHMCTSLPDVYAAGDICSASWQPSPFWQQMRLWTQARQMGWYAAKCMAAATSGDSIDMDFSFELFAHVTKFFNYKVVLLGKYNAQSLGSDHELMLRCTKGQEYIKVVMQNGRMMGAVLIGETDLEETFENLILNQMNLSSYGEDLLDPNIDIEDYFD, encoded by the exons ATGGAGGCAGCGCGCCCTCCCGCGACGGCGGGGAAGTTCGTGGTGGTCGGCGGCGGCATCGCGGGTGTCACTTGTGCGGAGCAG ttggcGATTCAGTTTCCATCAGAAGAGATTCTCCTGGTAACAGCTTCTCCTGTTATTAAAGCAGTTACAAATTTCAAGCAG GTTTCTAAAGTATTGGAGGAATTTGATGTTGAAGAACAACCAAGTACCATGCTAGAAAACCGCTTCCCAAACATTAAGGTTATAGAATCTGAAGTAAAGCAACTGAAAAGTGAAGAACAT tgCATTTTAACCGAAGATGGCAGTGAGCATGTATATAAGAAACTCTGTCTGTGTGCTGGAGCTAAACCGAAGTTGATATGTGAAGGAAACCCTTATGTATTAGGAATTCGTGATACAGATAGTGCTCAG gAATTTCAGAAACAGCTTACTAAAGCTAAAAGAATAATGATCATAGGGAATGGTGGTATCGCGCTTGAATTAGC GTATGAAATTGAAGGCTGTGAAGTAATTTGGGCCATTAAAGATAAAGCAATTGGAAATACTTTCTTCGATGCAGGAGCAGCTGAATTCTTGACCTCAAAGCTCATTGCTGAAAAACCAGAGGCTAAAATTGCACATAAAAGAACCAGGTATACAACTGAAG gaaggaaaaaggaagcagaaaccaAAGCTAATGTTGGTCATATAGGCAGTGCCTTAGGACCTGATTGGCATGAAGGCTTGAATCTTAAAGGAACAAAAGAG ttttctcataAGATTCACATTGAAACTATGTGTGAAGTTAAGAAAATCTACCTTCTGAAAGAATTTAGATTTTCTAAGAAGAACTCCTTGAATTTCCCAAGAGACCATCATAATCAGTCAGTTACAACTGATAAAG agatatgGCCTGTATATGTGGAACTGACCAACGAAAAGATATATGGCTGTGATTTCATTGTCAGTGCTACAGGAGTTACACCAAATGTAGAACCTTTTCTCTGTGGCAACAAG TTTGCCCTAGGAGAAGACGGGGGCCTGAAAGTGGATGATCACATGTGCACGTCCCTCCCTGACGTCTACGCCGCAGGCGACATCTGCTCCGCATCCTGGCAGCCCAGCCCGTTCTGGCAGCAG atgagGCTGTGGACCCAGGCTAGACAGATGGGATGGTATGCAGCGAAGTGCATGGCGGCAGCTACTTCAGGAGACTCTATTGACATGGATTTCAGCTTCGAACTTTTTGCTCATGTAACAAAGTTTTTTAACTATAAG gTTGTACTGCTGGGAAAATACAACGCACAGAGCTTGGGTTCAGACCATGAATTAATGCTGAGATGCACCAAAGGGCAAGAATACATCAAAGTCGTCATGCAGAATGGACGAATGATGGGAGCTGTGTTAATTGGTGAAACCGATTtagaagaaacatttgaaaacttaATATTAAACCAGATGAATCTTTCATCTTATGGAGAAGACCTACTGGATCCCAATATTGATATAGAAGATTATTTTGACTAA
- the PYROXD1 gene encoding pyridine nucleotide-disulfide oxidoreductase domain-containing protein 1 isoform X2 — MIIGNGGIALELAYEIEGCEVIWAIKDKAIGNTFFDAGAAEFLTSKLIAEKPEAKIAHKRTRYTTEGRKKEAETKANVGHIGSALGPDWHEGLNLKGTKEFSHKIHIETMCEVKKIYLLKEFRFSKKNSLNFPRDHHNQSVTTDKEIWPVYVELTNEKIYGCDFIVSATGVTPNVEPFLCGNKFALGEDGGLKVDDHMCTSLPDVYAAGDICSASWQPSPFWQQMRLWTQARQMGWYAAKCMAAATSGDSIDMDFSFELFAHVTKFFNYKVVLLGKYNAQSLGSDHELMLRCTKGQEYIKVVMQNGRMMGAVLIGETDLEETFENLILNQMNLSSYGEDLLDPNIDIEDYFD; from the exons ATGATCATAGGGAATGGTGGTATCGCGCTTGAATTAGC GTATGAAATTGAAGGCTGTGAAGTAATTTGGGCCATTAAAGATAAAGCAATTGGAAATACTTTCTTCGATGCAGGAGCAGCTGAATTCTTGACCTCAAAGCTCATTGCTGAAAAACCAGAGGCTAAAATTGCACATAAAAGAACCAGGTATACAACTGAAG gaaggaaaaaggaagcagaaaccaAAGCTAATGTTGGTCATATAGGCAGTGCCTTAGGACCTGATTGGCATGAAGGCTTGAATCTTAAAGGAACAAAAGAG ttttctcataAGATTCACATTGAAACTATGTGTGAAGTTAAGAAAATCTACCTTCTGAAAGAATTTAGATTTTCTAAGAAGAACTCCTTGAATTTCCCAAGAGACCATCATAATCAGTCAGTTACAACTGATAAAG agatatgGCCTGTATATGTGGAACTGACCAACGAAAAGATATATGGCTGTGATTTCATTGTCAGTGCTACAGGAGTTACACCAAATGTAGAACCTTTTCTCTGTGGCAACAAG TTTGCCCTAGGAGAAGACGGGGGCCTGAAAGTGGATGATCACATGTGCACGTCCCTCCCTGACGTCTACGCCGCAGGCGACATCTGCTCCGCATCCTGGCAGCCCAGCCCGTTCTGGCAGCAG atgagGCTGTGGACCCAGGCTAGACAGATGGGATGGTATGCAGCGAAGTGCATGGCGGCAGCTACTTCAGGAGACTCTATTGACATGGATTTCAGCTTCGAACTTTTTGCTCATGTAACAAAGTTTTTTAACTATAAG gTTGTACTGCTGGGAAAATACAACGCACAGAGCTTGGGTTCAGACCATGAATTAATGCTGAGATGCACCAAAGGGCAAGAATACATCAAAGTCGTCATGCAGAATGGACGAATGATGGGAGCTGTGTTAATTGGTGAAACCGATTtagaagaaacatttgaaaacttaATATTAAACCAGATGAATCTTTCATCTTATGGAGAAGACCTACTGGATCCCAATATTGATATAGAAGATTATTTTGACTAA